The Urbifossiella limnaea genome has a window encoding:
- the tnpA gene encoding IS66 family insertion sequence element accessory protein TnpA encodes MSAHRPEKVRAWRATIDAWKRSGQTVNAFCRARQLTRSNFDRWRRILATRPGESASTPPPAFVPVRVVAEPMAEVVLRSGVVVRVPLGAAADAVTRLVTAVGAASC; translated from the coding sequence ATGTCCGCACACCGCCCCGAGAAGGTCCGCGCCTGGCGGGCCACCATCGACGCCTGGAAGCGGTCCGGGCAGACGGTCAACGCGTTCTGTCGCGCCCGGCAACTCACTCGGTCGAACTTCGACCGCTGGCGGCGGATTCTGGCCACCCGACCGGGCGAGTCAGCGTCAACCCCGCCGCCGGCGTTCGTACCCGTCCGCGTCGTCGCCGAACCGATGGCGGAGGTGGTGCTCCGCTCCGGGGTCGTGGTGCGGGTGCCGCTGGGGGCCGCGGCCGACGCCGTCACCCGGCTGGTGACCGCGGTGGGGGCGGCGTCATGCTGA
- the tnpB gene encoding IS66 family insertion sequence element accessory protein TnpB (TnpB, as the term is used for proteins encoded by IS66 family insertion elements, is considered an accessory protein, since TnpC, encoded by a neighboring gene, is a DDE family transposase.): MLSLLPGGRILVAVEPVDGRKGIDSLAGVVRAVLKGDPMSGDLFVFRTRRADKLKILAWMGDGFALYLRRLERGTFAFPAATDAGVAVTPTQLAMILGGLDPAKTRERRRYKTPA; the protein is encoded by the coding sequence ATGCTGAGCCTGCTCCCCGGCGGCCGCATCCTCGTCGCCGTCGAGCCGGTGGACGGCCGCAAGGGGATCGACTCCCTCGCCGGCGTGGTGCGGGCGGTCCTGAAGGGCGACCCCATGTCGGGCGACCTGTTCGTCTTCAGAACCCGCCGCGCCGACAAGCTCAAGATCCTGGCCTGGATGGGTGACGGGTTCGCCCTGTACCTGCGCCGGCTGGAACGCGGCACGTTCGCCTTCCCCGCCGCCACGGACGCCGGCGTGGCCGTCACGCCGACGCAGTTGGCCATGATCCTCGGCGGCCTCGACCCGGCCAAGACTCGCGAGCGCCGCCGGTACAAAACGCCGGCGTGA